Proteins found in one Apostichopus japonicus isolate 1M-3 chromosome 16, ASM3797524v1, whole genome shotgun sequence genomic segment:
- the LOC139982012 gene encoding lactadherin-like isoform X3, giving the protein MLYLSTLRIGLLSVVLSTVFAGDCDEYCVKPAPEGSCCERFGLNVNRDSNVVITASSSYGYNHRPQRAALFEDDQGGVSGWGPATKNADEWIQVDFGSPRQVTGVLLQGRGFTQVKQWVTSFRILFSNDGEIFYSTPTIEGTFDKSTVARRYLDRPIVARYFRLNPITYFGHMTLRFDLLGCEAGIFG; this is encoded by the exons ATGCTTTACCTATCTACTCTTCGCATTGGTCTGCTTTCTGTTGTGCTTTCAACAGTTTTCGCAGGAG ATTGCGATGAATATTGTGTGAAACCGGCTCCGGAAGGGTCGTGTTGCGAACGGTTCGGTCTGAACGTTAACCGTGATTCAAATGTAGTTATCACCGCCTCAAGCTCCTACGGCTATAATCACCGACCACAGAGAGCCGCTCTTTTTGAAGACGATCAAGGGGGAGTTTCTGGTTGGGGACCCGCCACTAAGAACGc TGATGAATGGATTCAAGTAGATTTTGGCTCCCCTCGCCAAGTGACAGGTGTCCTCCTGCAAGGGCGCGGTTTTACTCAGGTCAAGCAGTGGGTTACGTCATTCCGAATTCTCTTTTCCAATGACGGGGAGATTTTCTATAGTACACCG ACAATCGAGGGAACGTTCGATAAAAGTACCGTAGCTCGTCGTTACTTAGACCGACCCATTGTCGCTCGCTACTTTCGACTGAATCCTATTACCTACTTTGGTCATATGACCCTAAGGTTTGACCTTCTTGGATGTGAAGCAGGCATCTTTGGCTAG